Within the Telopea speciosissima isolate NSW1024214 ecotype Mountain lineage chromosome 4, Tspe_v1, whole genome shotgun sequence genome, the region aaaataggatggatgaagtagagaagtgcgtccggagtgttgtgtgatcgacgtattcctttaaaacttaaaaggaaaattttatagggagtcatacgaccggctatgatgtatggtgcggaatgttgggcagttaagatgCATCATGTAGATAAATCCAATGtggcggagatgaggatgttgatatggatatgtggcaaaactaggaaggataaagtaaggaatgatcatattagaactTATTTGGGAGTAATTTCGATACATGATAAGATACGAGAAATTCGTTtgtccagtacggaggagtgatttgattcagattgaagaaactaaaagagccagtggcagacctaaaatgaccctaggaaaagtggtgaagaaagacatgcatagcttaggccttgtatcaagtatgacctggaatagagctaattggagggcaaggatccatgtagccgaccccatttagctaggataaggctgagtttttgttgttgttgaaccATTGGGTGTAAATGTTTCAACCCAGATATCGAGCCCAAATATTTTGTTTAATACATACAATTCTGGATCCAAAAATGGATCAGAATATCCTAACCCAAACTGAAAAGACTGGAATGGTTCAGCAGGCTAGGAGGTTGGTTCTGGAATTCCCACCAGTAACCCTTCTGTAATTTTTATATAGCATATACTACAAAGAAAAGTTCAACTTTGGAACCAGACACTTTTCTCCCCAAACCCACCCCcgccccccacccccaaaaaacaaaggaaaaaaacacaTAACAGGATTGGGTGGAACTCCTTATGAGGAAATACCAGAAACCCATGGATTACTATTTAAAGTTTCCAATAGTACTTTAAATAAATATAACAAAAGGATGTCATCTTATATGAAGATAAAAGGCTGACATCAGCAATGATTACACAAAACCCATTGTTCACCAGCTTACCCTTTCATGTTAGTCCGCCCATATGTTGTTTTCAAGCCCACTACACCACAAAGTGAAGAAGGAATTCGAACTGAACCTGTTCAGAGAAGCATGAAACAGAATTAGACTACATCTTGAGAAAAGGATTGCTAGAAACATATCTAACATGTTGTACAACCTCCAGCATCTGTTCCTAGTGCAGCTGAACATAGTCCAGAAGCTACAATTGCTGCTGAGCCAGAAGAAGATCCGCCAGTATATCTATCTAGTGCATGAGGGTTCCTCGTTGTTCTGTAACAAAACAAGATTTAGAAAACAACTACGGTTATAAAGCAATTTCGCACATCCCTGAAAGCGGGTTTCAGATGGCAAGATAAATAAAGGCCTCAGATGTAAGTAATTATGCTACCTATGTGTAAAACATAGAAGACTGGCAATTATTGAAAGGTAGCATATTAAAGTATTCAACATTTAGATATAAGGGTAAAGaagaatcaaaaagaaaaaagcaagaCCAACTATCTAAGACACAATTACAATTTTATCAATCTAATACATAAAGATGCTAATAATTGGTAGTACAGGCTGAAGCCTAATTAACCAACAAagtagaaataaagaaagacaCATATAAGGTCCAAAAACTTATGAACACTCAATACAAATTTGCAACCGATGCTTCATAAGTGCAAAAGCAAATTTAACATATTCCAAGAAGAACTTAACACTGTTAAGCGGATCCTTACCCATAATTTGGATTGTTTCCAGTAGTCCCAAAGCCCAACTCATGCATATTTGCCTTCCCTATAAAAATTACACCACAGCTCCTCAATTTTGAAACACAAACTGCATCTTCTTTAACAGGACGGACCTCATGATACCATGTTGTTGCACCTGATTGATACATCTCCAAGCTAAGTTAAATATGTATAAGCATCTCTAAGGGGGAAAAGATTTttatgggaagaagaaaaggaggataTTACCCTTAGTTGGATAAGGGTAACAGTCGATATCATCCTTGATTGCCATGAAAATGccatccaaaatagaaagtggttCTCCTACAAAACCAATGACCACATATCTATAAGCAGGAACCTCAAGGACGATGACAGCATTGCTCAGCCATACTCAATACATCAGGAACCACCACAGTCTATTGTAAACTCATAACGTTTAGCATGACTAGCAGCTAGCACAAGTACCTTCCTCAAACCTCTGTGTAGAAGCGGCAGCTTGTGTCCTCAGTTCCTCGGCATTAAAGCTGATCAAGAATGGCATCGGAGGCTTCCTCTTGTTGAACTCCTCCATGACTGGGATAATTTTCTCTGCAACCTGTATGTTGGAGGTTCATTTCTCCCTTCACAGAATTATTTAAAAAGAACTGTCATGACAGCACAGAATCTGAAGTGATTTACCATTAATGGAGTTACATGTCCAGATCGATAAGCATGTGCATAATCACGGATCTTCCAGtacaaaaatggaaaagagtCGCCAGACCAGTGAAGAGCAGGATCATAAGGAGGAAGGCACTTCAAAGCTAATTCAACACGATCACCAGCGCCGCTATCTTCTTCCATGACAATTATACCAGGTTCCTTTTCTACATCCGTAAAAATCATGCAACCTATGTTACTTTGGTACTTCAGATGAGCATATTGTTACACCTCACTGATTGCTTGTCACCTTCAATAAAACTATTCATTTTCTGAAATTTGCATAGCATTTCTATCTGAAAGAAGATGCTTCAATGGACATTATCAAGTCATACTGGTTTGTCAATGTACAGAAAAGGTCATTTTAGTTTTCTATGAAATGAAACCATTTTTCCTAGTCTTCGGTGATGGAATGGAACTGGATCGAGTTTCAGTGAAGAGAATAAGCAGTATCATTTCATTAAAGAGAAATGGACCATTGGAGAGAGCAGAAACACCAACATCTGGAAAATAAACAACTTTCTCGCCCTCTTAAAGCCTTTCCCATTCAGGGATTGGagaggttggggggggggggggggggaagccaACAACAACAAGACTTGTACAGAAGAACTGAGCTGTCGATGGTCAGCATTGGTACAGGGATGAAGTCATTGATGAGTATAAgatacaaattttaaaaaatgaaaatgaatcacGAAAACAGGAACAAGAAACACCTTGAGGTGGGAACTCAGGTTTAAACATGGGTTTTTCTGGAATCACAGTCCTCCGCAACTCCTGTAAATTAAAACAGCCTTGCATCAGTCTCAAAACAGTCTTAACCATGAACTGTGTAATAGGGacaaaaaaaacattatttGGATCAGGATCAAACCTCATCCGTTCTGTTCTGCTTCTTCAATAAAGACAGGATTAAAGACCCTACAAGTGGAGCTTCAAGCAACCAAACGAACAACTTCAATGCAAACCCTGTTAAATGAGGAGCTGCAACCAATAAACCAAATCAGAAGAAGTAACCATCTCCATCAGGACAAGTCACGTATGTTTCCAGTGCAATAATTAAACCGCAGCTAAGCCACATTCTAAAATCTAGAAGGAAAACGGATATAAATGAAAttgtgaaaatgaagaaatCTAAACCAAACGGAGAACCCATATGAAGCAATGAGCAGGCAAAGCTATCTAACCTTGTATGGCTTCATGTTCATACTTGACTGCCGTCAAGTCAACTTCCTCCACCGGCAACATCACTCGCTTCTTGCCCATTCTTAAAACAAAACCCCCCGCTGAAACTCAATTCACTAAAAAATTTCGCAACGATCGTGATTTAACGCGAGAGCACAATCCCATTTGCAGAAaatattcaacaaaaaaaaaatgaaagtcaACAGGAATatttgagagagaaagggagaaagagtaCCTTTTGATATGAAAACAGGGAAAGCAAGTAACAGAGCTGATTCACAGTTGTTGGGATTGACGACAAGAAGGTGGGTAGGTAGGTAGTTGCTACTTTATAATTCAATGCTGACCAAAGAACCCAGTTTCCCaaacacctctctctctctctcctttcctttccttcttcaaatCGTTGTAGTTGTGTGGAGCCTCTGCGGAAAGATCGAAGTGAACGTTGTCTGGGtgatccaaattccaaaagttAGTTGACCAACAGAAAGATCTTACTGACTCTGACCCCCATGAACAGTGAAGAACCAGTCCCTTATTACTTGGTGCATCTCCTGTATTCCTGTGGACTCAAGTCTGGATTG harbors:
- the LOC122657829 gene encoding fatty acid amide hydrolase-like isoform X1; its protein translation is MGKKRVMLPVEEVDLTAVKYEHEAIQAPHLTGFALKLFVWLLEAPLVGSLILSLLKKQNRTDEELRRTVIPEKPMFKPEFPPQEKEPGIIVMEEDSGAGDRVELALKCLPPYDPALHWSGDSFPFLYWKIRDYAHAYRSGHVTPLMVAEKIIPVMEEFNKRKPPMPFLISFNAEELRTQAAASTQRFEEGEPLSILDGIFMAIKDDIDCYPYPTKGATTWYHEVRPVKEDAVCVSKLRSCGVIFIGKANMHELGFGTTGNNPNYGTTRNPHALDRYTGGSSSGSAAIVASGLCSAALGTDAGGSVRIPSSLCGVVGLKTTYGRTNMKGSLCDCGTVEIIGPIASTVEDVMLVYAAILGSSLADRISLNPSPPCLPNLTSHESSNALRLLRLGKYTEWFNDVYSTDISDKCEEVLNLLSRTHGCETIEITIPELHEMQTAQVVSFGSESLCTLNPDCEDGKDAQLALDTRTNLALFRSLSASDYVASQRIRRRIMYYHMEIFKKVDIIITPTTGITAPVIPPSSLNLGESNLQVTGYLMQFVVSANLLGLPAISVPIGHDKQGLPIGLQLIGRPWAEASILRLASAVEELCADSRKRPSTFYDVLKGN